From the Eschrichtius robustus isolate mEscRob2 chromosome 3, mEscRob2.pri, whole genome shotgun sequence genome, the window CCTCTTTTTACAAGATAACTCAGACACTCCTCCATGAGGCAAGAGGGATGCCTGCCCTCGGAAGCTAGCAGCACATGCTGTGGGgaagcccaggccacatggagGGGTCACATGTAAGTGATGACAACAGCTGACAATCAGCATTAATTGTTAGACATGTGAATTAGCCTGCAGGTGATTTTAGCCTCCAGCTGTAATGGTACTTCTCAGACACAGGGGAACAGATGAGTATTCCCCACTGAGCCCCGTCAAACAGCAGACTTCTGAGCTAAAtgactgtgtttttttttaaaaaagaaacagctttaggacttccctggtggcgcagtggttaagaatccacctgccaatgcaggggacacgggttcgagccctggtctgggaagatcccacatgccacgtagcaactaagctcgtgcgccacaacaattcaatgttttttttttcttagtgtatTCAGCATTATACAACCAtcataataaactttattttcatcaccccccaaagAAACCTGTACTCATTAGCAGTTAATCTCCATTTCCTCCCAACACCccctcagccctaggcaaccacttatctactttctgtctctaataCATTTGCCTATTCCAGACATTTCACGCAAGTCAGATCACACAATATGAGGCCTTTTGGAACTGTCATCTTTCACTTGGGATaacatcttcaaggttcatccacattgtagatgtttcattacttcattcttttttatcgcCAAATAATAGTCcatggtatggatataccactttttatttatccattcatcagttgatggacatttgggctgtctCTATTTTTTAGCTATTATGGACTTAcctctggactctcaattctgttccatcgatctatatgtCTACCCTTATGCCAGTCCCATACTGCTTTTATtctctagctttgtagtaagctttgaaatcaggaattggAGGACTTTGTTCTTGTTTaaatttgttttggctattctgtatcccttgaatttccatatgaattttttaaaaattttgccaatttctgtaaaaaaaaaaaaaatccagctggGGTTTTGATAGGGCTTGCACTGAATCTTATTAGGTCAATTTCAGATTTTGTCATCTTAAGCAACTCAATTTTGGGGTGGCTTGTTGTACAACAATAACTGATACTATTATTAATATGAGTGGGGTAATAACTGGTATTACCCCACTTGGGGAAGCATCCATTTTATTATGGGTGAAGACAAAGGAGGGTGTCTTCATTCTAAATAATAAAACTTCATCTGAAAGCTGTCTCCTTCTAGAAAGCAAGTAGGACTTTCCTTTGAACAAAGAGTCTTTGATTGGCGGTTTTCTCTGCATTTCCAGGTTGAGCCCCTTTCGTCACTTGAAGAGACTGGTCCAAATGCTGCCTACTGCTGCTGCCTGGCCCACACCCTACCTCTCGCCCAGGGTGTGGTTTTTCTGCCCTGGTAATGTTCAAACAGCAACCACTTGACCTGGGATTTCATTTCTTCTGCAGCCTTGGGTGCCTCTTACTTGGGGTAGGGATTTGCTGAGGGAAATGGGGGTCCTGGCTGCCCACGCCCACTCCCACCAGAAGGAGGCCCAGCAGCAGAGCTGAGAATCTGTGGAAGACCAGAAGACAGGAGGCTTTAGCTAAGAGTAAAGCCGCTGCTGAAATGAGTGTGTGTTAAAATGTCCCACAGCATCCTGGAAGGTTTTATTCTTCTTCGTGGGACGCTAACAGTAGGTTTTTGCCCAACTTATTCCATTTCTAAGTATTTAATGACGTAattctgaatgagagaaaatctaCCTCAGGGTATATGACCCTCTTTTCTTCTGTCGCGTGTAGAAGCGTGAGGGCCACCTGCAGCCCCGAAGTTGAGAGGTTAGGCTGGGTTCAGGGCAGGAGGCTGGGAGACCCTCCCACCGCCTCTGCCTTTAGACGACTCCAGCTCATGGTTCTAGCCCTTTGGCAGGAAGCCCCCAGGCAGGGTGGAAACAAGTCGTAAGCAGTTGAGGAGACAAATTTGTGGGCTTCACTCCGGGCCTGGGCTACAGCCAGGTCAAGTGCCTGCTTTATTCAGACAGGAAATGCATGAATGGGGCTCAGCCCCAGACTTTACACATTGTGAAGGCAACTGGGAGTGAGGCAGGGATCTAGAAAAATAATGCATGGATCCAGACAATGGAGAAAGACCATGCTAAATCAGCTTAAGGCAAAGACTGGCCAGGGTGAGAGAGTAGAAGAGGtgacagaaaaggaagaaaccTTGGGCAGCTTGAGCTGTGCTGGGGCCTAGCGGAAGTAGCTGGGACATTCATGGGCAACCAGGTGCCAGGCCTGATCAAAGGCCTGCACGATGGCTGGCTCTAGGGGCCCTTCTTCAGTGGCCACCAAGTTCTGTTCCAGCTGCTCCAGGCTGGACATGCCCAGGATGACCGCATCCCCGTGGGCACCCTGCAAGGGGAGACGGCCAGACGTCAACACACTAGTGCACCACAGTGACCCCAGTCACACAcgctccccccactccccccacagCCTTGCCCCTGCCAAAACTTGggacctgatttttaaaatgtatactctACATAGTTCTAGAGAGCACTTAAGGTACCTTCAACAACTGTAACTATGTGACCCCAAACCCtgtcttctttcctcctgctgccACACTGCTCATCCTCATTCAGACCTAAGTTCAGAGCCCAGTTCTGCCACTCAGCAGCTGTGTAAACTAGGTTTAGCTATTTAACCCCCCTGAGACTCAAATCTTCTCAATTTTCAGCGTGGTTATGGGAATGAGAAATTATGCAAAGCATTTAGCTCCCACTTATTGAAAACCTACTATATACATGTCAGAGACTATGCAACTATGTAAGGCTGAAGCTGGAGAAAAGTTTTAGCCAGGAAGACAGGGGACACCAAAGAGAGAGGGAAACCCCACCTCCCCCCAGAGGAGCCAGACCAGTGGGTTTTACAGTCAAATCTGTGATAATTTTCTATCCCTTTCACAGCTGTATGAATCCCAGTTTGCTTATCAGTAAAACTGGAATAATCACACTTCATCAGGCCTAGATAATAATTCAATCCATGTTAGTAAAGCCCTCATTATAGGGCCTGGCACTTGGACAGCTACTCAGAACAACAGAAAGGCTGCCGTGAAAACTGGAACAAAGAGAAATTTCAGAGGGAAAAACTACTTAGGAATCACCTGAAGGTAACGCTGGCTTCCTGAAGAGAGCAGAAGTGGGGCTTCCAGGGACGATGGGTTACCTGGAGCTGGGAGTGGTGGTACATCCACCGGAGGGCGGCCGAGGTCATGCTGGGGGCGCTGGGGCCATACGCAGCCTGCAGGGCCTTCTCCACCAGGGCAATGGCCTTGAAGTGGTGTTCCTTCCAGAAGCTGAGCAGGTGGGGAGGGTAGCACAGGGGTCAGGACCACGGGGTCACACTGGGGGCCACCGCCAAAGAGTCAAACAGGACAGCTGCTCTCACCCCAACCCTGTAGCATGGAGGGGCTGGTATCCCCTCTAGCAATGGGTCTCCTGCTTTATTGAACCACCCAGGATGCTGGCTCCCTCACCAGAGACCTCAATGACATCTTTACCCCTAAGAACGCAAAGCCTGCCCTTACTTTACCTAGGGAAATAGGCAGCAAGTACAGGGGCATGACTCGGCCCCAGGACTGCTGAGCCTCCATCCAGGGCCCTCTCCTTCCCTATTTGCAGGGGATGAGCACTTCTCAGGGAGGAGCTATGACTTGGAAGACCTGGCATAAGGTCCAGGGATCCTCATTCCTCACGGAGGTCCCAAGAAAACAAGAAGAAACCCTATAGAGGGCTTCAGAATTCCTCCAGGAATCAAAAGAGGCAGGTCCAGGCAGCAAGGGATggcctggagacccaggaaagcagcCTAGAACTCCTCCATTTCAgataaagggaaccctctccCACTCCACTCATCCTGATGCAACCCATCTCCAGCTCACCGATTCCTGTAGATCTCTGCCCAATTGGTCCCAAAGAAACGGCCCACAGGTTGTTTCCTGTCCTTGTCCTCATACTTGTACTTGCCGGTCAGCAGGCCCCCTGCGGGAAGGCTGTAATCAGATCCCCTGGCACTGCTCCCAGAGGCTGCTCTGGACCGGAAGTGGGGGTGATGGTGGGGGACCCAGGAGGGATGGAGGACCCAGCCCAGCCTCTTGTCAAACCcttccctgcttcccaggttcgGGGCCGGGCATCCCCCAGGTCAGGAATAGGGAGAAACAGGACCAGAAATGCCCCCCCGGATCTGGGAGGGGAGCCCGTCCCCACAGCAGCCCATATCCCATACCAGCCAAAGGGTTGTAGGCGTAGAACCTCAGTCCAAAGTGCCTGATGCAGGGGAAGAGCTCTGTCTCCACCTGCCGGGTGGTGGCGTTGTACATGCCCTGTGGGCAGAAGGGCCAGCTGGAGAGGGTGCATGGGTCAGGGGACCCCAGTCTTCTTTAAAAACCTTCAGTCAAAACCTGCCCAGGACTTCAGCAATGATTTCCAACATCCCTAGTGGTGGCTGGGCGATGGGGAGATGGTGCTGGGCCCCAGGAAAAGACAGTGGACGGGATATGTCATTCCACACATATCTGTAGGCACCAATTGTGGGCTGGACACTGAGTTCCCAAACACCAGCGGATCTACTAAGGTCTCTGCTTCCAAGAGATGTTAGAGTCGAgttaaaaacaaagacagaggtcaggtgatcaCATAAAGGGGAGTTCGGTGATCATAGCAGATTCTCCCAAATACTTGCTCAATGTATGAAGATGGGGTTTGGAGATGGGAGGCCCCGCTGGGCTGTTgggaaaggcttccaaaggaagAGGCATCTAAGTGAGACCTGGGCACTCGTTCCCACGAGAAGCGGGGAGGAGTGTTCCAGGCTGACTGCAGAGGGAGAAGCAGGCAGGAAGGGGAGCCTGGGCCGGAGAGAGCAGGTGCCTATTGGCTGGGCTGAGGGTACCCGGGAGCCATCTACAGGCTGTGAGCAGGGGAGGCAGGGGAGTGGCTGCTATGGAGAGGGCACGGGGTTTGGGGGGAGattggggggggggagtgggaggggccaAGAGGACCCGGGACCAGCAGGCACCCAGGAGACAGAGGTCTCTGCAGCCCTGGTCTCACCTGGTACACGGTGGGCAGGATCCAGTTGTTGCTCTTGCACAGGGTACAGATCTCGGCCACTTCCCAGGCGGCATAGTTGGAGAGGCCAAGCTCCACAAACTTGCCCTGCGGGGGAGAGGCCAAGATCAGAACCCACTGCAGCCCAGAACACCAGGAAGGAGAGACTGGCTGGGGACCCTGGGAGTGGGGTCTGTCCCCAGCTCTGCTCTGGGACAGCCCTGGAGCCTCCACTCTCCTGGGCAACGACAGGCCAAGGAGAGGAGCTGGGGGGCTGCCCTCACCTCCTGGTGCAGCTGGTGGCAGGCACGCAGCGTCTCTTCCACAGGGGTGCCGTGGTCCGGTGCGTGTAGATAGAAGAGGTCAACCTGGGGACACTGCAGCCGCTTCAGTGACGTCTCCAGCTGGGACCGGAGGCTGTCAGGCTTCAGTGACTTCCCTTCCCAGGGATTGGCCTTGGTAGCGATTTTCACTTTGTGGGAAGAATGTAATGGTTAAGAAACTTATTGCAACCacttactagccatgtgaccCTGACTAAATTACTTAagttctctgagtttcagttctctaatctataaagtggggatggTAACAATGGAACTGTCTTCACAGGGAGAGCATGAGGATTGAATAATGTCTCATGTGCGAGCTCCCAATGCTCACTGCTGCTATATTATTAGTCACCAAACTGCTAGCTGTTCCAAGCCCTGTAGTAGAGGCCAAGTGCACAGAGATGAACTAAACACACTCaatttctgccctcaaggaggtcACAAGCTAGAAGGTGATGTTACAATATGTAAGTGCAGTAGAGCCCAGAGGAGAGGTATGTGGCCAACCTGGGAATTCCAGGGAGAGCTTCCTGACCCCGCAAGTTGAGTCTCCAAAAAagcatcctgggacttccctggtggtccagtggttaagactctgcacttccactgcagggggcatgggttcaatccctgttcggggaactaagatcccgcatgcttcacagtgcggccaaaaaaaaaaaaaaaaaagaagagttccaGCCAACAAGGAAGGGTGGGAAGCACATTCCGAAGGGTGGGAACTTGGACAAAGTCACAAAGGCAAGAAAGCACAGTACGTGAAGGCCATACGTGCAACTCTGAGTTATAAACTCCAGGCAGGGAGCAGTGGTACATGAGACAGAGAAGGGGGTCCAGACCTAATCCCAGTGGGTTTTCTCAAATACCATCATTCAAAGGTTTTATGAGTGAACTGGTCAGCTGTGTTCGCTCTGGCTGCCGTATAGAGAGAGAAGTCGAGGGGGCAGGCCTGAAGACAGGGGGACAAGTAAAGAGGCTGCTGCAGGAATTCAGGAAAGAGATGCAGCTGCTGAACATAACCACTGGCAGATCCATTTGAGAGAGAGGTAGAAggcaaaatgggcagaaggcagTGACAGTTTCCCCCCTCTCCTTCCAGACTCCTGGAAGCGTGCACATCCGCATATCCACCGTAGAGACACACTCTGCCTGAGAACAAGAGAGTGTTCTGCCCTGCAAGCAGCTTGGAAGTGCTATAAAGAATGCTGGCTCTctgggggattccctggtggcgcagtggttaagaatctgcctgccaatcaaagggacacaggttcgagccctggccggggaagatcccacatgccgcagagtaactaagcccgtgcgccacaactactgagcctgagctctagagcccacgagccacaactactgaagcctgtgcgcctagagcccgcgctccggaacaagagaagccaccacaatgagaagcccgcgtaccgcaacaaagagtaccccccactcgctgcaaacagagaaagcccgcgcacagcaatgacgacccaacacagccaaaaataaataaataaataaatttatatatatattaaaaaaaaagaacgctGGCTCTCTGGATTCTGCACTTTCCATACTTGGCAAATGCAACTCAGTAATCCAGAGGGGAGGGAGTCATCAGACCACTTGGATGTTGGAGAGACCAAGTCCCTCAGCTTCTCGTCCAGATTTTTTCCATTCCCCACATTTCTCAAAACCCCTGCATTCTTGGTGTGAACTTTGCCTCAGGTCTGACCTGAGGACTTTGACTCTGTGAGTGCCTGGCCTcaaagaaggaagcaaggaaggactggaggagggagaaaccAATTCAGAAATAAAATCTTCATTAGTCACGAGAGGCACCCAGGTGAACTAGAGAGTGTGGGTCTGAGATGCACATCCCCAAGTCTGTTCCTCCAGATCCACCAAGCTATGAATCTAAGGAGGACCCAGAGGGGGACGCCCCCAACACAAGGGCTGGGAAGAAAGAGCCTCAGGATGGAAAAGAGGAGGCAGAGTGCAGTAGTAATAGTATCAGCTGACTTCACTGGGtcccaccatgtgccaggcaccctcCTAGGCACTTCCAATGGCATCAGGCTGATGAGGGACcgtccctccacacacacatcctCCACTCAAGCACACCTGCCTCCTGGCCATCCACACAGCAGTCTTGGCACAGCTATGCCCCCAGCCTCTCATAACATTTTGCCTCATGCTCTGCCCAGCAAACTACTATTGTTCCTTGAAGGCCCAGCCTCAGTGTACTCTGAGCCTTCCCTAGGGCCTCTGCCTGGCCCCATCATGCCTTCCCTAAAAGTGCTTCCTCTTCTAGGCTCCTCTGCAATCATTTGCTTCAATCTTCCCCACTAGACTCTGAGCTCCCTGCGGGTGGGTTAGAGACACTTTCCCTCCTATAGCTCCATAAGAAGCTGGCATAGGGCTACAGGAGTGGACAGAAATGCCTTACCCTCTCTCTCACGCCTCTCCACTCTTTACCCCACCACCCCTGCTCCCCCAGCCCGGTCTATGGCAATGCTACAGCTCTCCGTGAGAGAGCCAGGGGTACTGCCAACTGAATAGAGCAAAGTCTAGGGACTGATGAAAGACCTGGATGAGAAAAGGGCTCTCGGGGAGCGCATGGGCATTGAGGACAATGGGGAGACGGGCATAGGCAGAGCGCCTGGGGACCGGTTATGGGCACCTGGCAGGGTTGGAGGGGGGTATGGCATAGCTCTGGAGACCAGTGCCGCAGAGAGGTGCACTAAGAAAGCAACTGGGGTAGGAAGCCAAGAACTAGATCAGGCTCGGGGGTTACCGAGTTGCAATCCCCAGACGAAGA encodes:
- the LOC137761914 gene encoding aflatoxin B1 aldehyde reductase member 2 → MLSTLSRAVARAAVRCARTHGPPEARTAATAAAMSRGPRATSGSPIRPATVLGTMEMGRRMDAPASAAAVRAFLERGHTELDTAFMYSDGQSESILGGLGLGLGGGDCKVKIATKANPWEGKSLKPDSLRSQLETSLKRLQCPQVDLFYLHAPDHGTPVEETLRACHQLHQEGKFVELGLSNYAAWEVAEICTLCKSNNWILPTVYQGMYNATTRQVETELFPCIRHFGLRFYAYNPLAGGLLTGKYKYEDKDRKQPVGRFFGTNWAEIYRNRFWKEHHFKAIALVEKALQAAYGPSAPSMTSAALRWMYHHSQLQGAHGDAVILGMSSLEQLEQNLVATEEGPLEPAIVQAFDQAWHLVAHECPSYFR